GGCAGGTGCAGGGCCGTGTGCACCCCCAGCATACCTAGGGCCGAGAGCGTAACCGGCAACTGCGCCAGCGGTGCCGACATGCCGTGCACGATGGTATCGACGATCTGGCCTTGCTCGAGCACCACGAAAATAGCGCGGGCAAACCCGATGAGCATGCCCGAAAAAGCAATGTCCTTGAAGCCGGCAATGAAGCCTTCGGCCGTGCCCGTGAGGCCCAAGCCACCCACCAGGCCAGCCGCCACGCCCAGCACAAAAAACAGGGCCGCCATTTGGGTGAAATCCCAGCCCTGCTCCAGCACCCCGTAGGCAAAGTACCCGAAGGTGGCCAGCAGCAACAGCAGCACCAGGCCTTGGCGGTTGCCGCCTGGCTGCGTAGCGGTTTCGGCCTCAAGCTCAGGGGCATCGGCCGCGGCACCTAGGGGTGCGGTTTCGCGGTGGCGCAGGGCGTAGCGCAAGGTGCCGCCAATCCAGATCAGCAGGGCAAGGGCCAGGAATACCAGCCGGAAGCCCAGGCCCGAGAGCAGCGGCAGGCCGGCCAGCTTTTGCGCAATGCCCACCTGAAACGGGTTGAGCGGGCTGAACGCGGCGCCCACCGCCGCGGCTCCGATACTTACCGCCGCAGCCGTGAGCACGGGGTAGCGCAGGCGCCGCATCAGCACCAGCAGCACCGGCACCAGGGGCACAATTTCCTCCTGCATGTTTTCGAGGGCGCCCATGGTGGCAAACAGCAGCGCCACCACGGGTATCACCAGGGCCTCGCGCCCGCGCAGCCGCTGCACCAGCCAATCGACGCCGCGCCGCAGCGCCCCGGTTTGGTCGACCACCGTAAACGCGCCGCCGGCCAGAAATACCAGGAAAATAACATCGGCGGCCCCCTGCAACCCGCGCGGAATGGCCGTAACGGCATCGAGCGGCGAAACCGGCGTGGCCGGCACCAGGCGGTAGGAGCCGGGTACCACCACTTCGCGCTTGGTCAGGGCATCTTCGCGGCGCTCGAACCGCCCGGCCGGCAGCACATAACTCAGCGCCACGGCCAACATGATAAAGCCAACCAGCAGCACCAGCGGGTGCGGAAAACGAAACTTGGGCATGGGTGCAAAAGCAGGTGTGAGCCGCAAAAGAACAAAGCACCGGCCGAACCGCGCGCCGCGGCACGGAATTCAGGGTGCCGCCTACGGCGCTACTTGCGGCCTGGGTGCTTGGCTGCGAAATGCCCAACGGCAGGCCCGTGGCATACCCATATGCGCTCCTTGACCCAGGCACACGGCCGGGAACCCGCCGCCCGTCAATCGTTGTATCTTCGGTTCTGGTCGGCCGCGCCGTGGTGGCCGTGTTGTTATGAAATTCGCCGCTTTCGCCCAATTACCCTTAGGTCAGCAAACCGAGCACCTGCTGCGCACCGGCCACCACCTGGCCGACCGCGCCGAGCACGGGTGCCGCTTGCAGCTGTATGCCCTGGAGGATTTTTATGCCGAAGTGTGGCGCCTGGTGGGCGAGGAGCGGGTGCTGTTCATCAACCTGTTCCAAAAGCCGGCCTTGCTGCAGGCCTGGCTCGATAGCGTGCGCCTGCCGGAGGAGCTGTAGCCTCACCCCCCGGCCCCCTCTCCGAGGGAGAGGGGGAGCCAGGCGTCAGCAACATCAGCAACGATTGCGGGGCCGCCGAACTTTGGGTTCGGCGGCCCCGCTGCTTTACCTGATTATTCGTTTGTGCACCTAGGGCGCGGCGGCGAAGGCGTCAGCCGCAGCCGCCGCAATCGTTGCACGGAATCGTTGCTGACGCCGTGGCTCCCCCTCTCCACGATGTCGCGCATCGAGCGAGGCAGGGGGCCGTGCCCCGTAGGGGTCCCGTGAGGCCCCGGTAGAGCGAGCCGCACTACCCGCACGGACGCGCTCAAACCCGCACCTTTTGCCGCTTCGGCTCCCGATCGAACCGCTCCAGCACCAGCGGGAAGATGATGATTTCGCCGAACAGCGCCGCCGCTACCGATACGGCCGTGAGCACGCCGAACAGCTCCACCGTTTTCAGCGAGCCGAAGCCCATTACGGCGTAGCCGGCAAACAAAATAAGGCTGGTAAGCACAATGGTGGGCCCCACGTGGGTAATGGTGCTGAGCCGGGCCTGGTGCGGCGACTGGCCCCCGAGCCGGGCCTGCCGGTAATGGTGGATGTAGTGCACCGTATCATCGACGCACAAGCCCAGCACAATGGCCCCGATGCTGGCCGTGGCCGTGTCGAGGGCAATGCCAAACCAGCCCATTACGCCAAGCAGCACCAGCACCGGAAACAGGTTGGGCACCACCGTGAGCAGCGCCAACCGAAAACTGCGCACGTACAGCCACACCAGCCCGAACACCATAAAGGCCGATAGCATTAGGCTGTTGGTTTGCGAGGTGGTTACGTACTGCACAATGCGGGCGTACAGGGGCTGGTAGCCCGCCGGCCGCACCGCGGCCACGTTGCCTAGGGTGTTGCGAGCCATGCGCAAGAGCGTGTCGGTTTTGGCGGTGAGCTGCCGCGCCGAGAGCATAGCGCCCGAAACGGTGATGCGCCCGGTTTGGCTGGGCTGGTGCATAAACTGCGCGGCCAGCTGCGGGTAATCGGCGGTTAGCTGCGCGTGCACTTTCCGCAGCAGGCTTTGGCTGCGGAGCGCCGCGCGGCCTTTGCCCGGAAAGCGCGTTTCCAGTCCGGCTTCGTAGAGCGACTGAAAACCGAACACGCGCCCCACGCCGGGCAAGGTACGGGCCGAATCGGCGAAGGCAGCGGCGGCCTGCACCACGGCGGCATCGGCGAGTTGGTGGCCGGGCTTGGGCTCGATTAGCAGCTCCAGGGGCATATAAGGGCCCCAGGTTTTTTCCATGGCCTGGTGGTCGCGCACCACGGCGTGGTTCCGGGGGAAATAACCCAGGGTGTAGGTATCGGCTTGCAGCCGGGTAGCGCCGGCCGCGGCCAGCAGCACCAGGGCCACTGAGGCCGCCGCAAATACGCCTTTGCGGCCGAGAATTACCTCGTAGAGCCGCGCCAGCCCCGCGCTGGTGGTGCGCGTGGCCCTAGGTGCGGGCTTGGCGTGGGGCAGTATCAGCACACCCAGCAGGAAGGTGAATAGCAGGCACAGGGCAATACCCAGGGCCGCGAACAACCCGAAGTTTTGCAGAATGGCCATGGGGCTGGTAACCAGCGCCAGAAATCCCGCCACCGTGGTAAGCATGGTAGCCAGGCAAGGCGAAAACGTGTTGCGCAGCGCCCGCAACGCCGACTCCTGCCGCGACATACCCGGTGCGGCCAGCAGGTTGCGCTCGTTGATGACGTGCATGGCATCCATGAAGCCCAGCAGAATCAGCACCACCGGCAGCAGCACCGTCATCAGGGTCAGCCGGTAACCTAGGGCGCCGTACACGCCCAGCGTTACGTAGGTGGCCAGCCCCACAATGCCCAGCACGTAGAGCAGCAGCCAGCCGTTGCGGTAGAGCAAGGCAAACACGGCAAACATCAGCAGGTAGCCCAGGCCCAGAAAAAAGCCGAAATCCTGCTGCGACAGGGCATTCAGGCCGGCGTAAATCACGCCCACGCCGCCCAGGTAAGCATGCTCGCGGGGCATGTGGGCGTACACCGTGCGCTGCACGGCGGCCACAATGTCGCCGCGCTGCGCATCGAAGTCGGGCAGCTGGCGCATGTGCACCAGCAAGCGCGCCGTGCGGTAATCGGGGCTGAAAAGCTGCTCGCGCAGTACCGCGTGGTTGGCCAGCAGCTGCCGCACGTCGGCGGGCTGGGTGTGGGTCCCGAGCAAGGGTTGGGCGCTGCCACCTAGGGCTGCCCGCGTGGGCACCACGGCATTGCCGGGCCCGATTACGCCCGCCACCGCCGGCAGGCGCTCCAGCGCCTGGCTAAGCCGCCGGAAGCGCCGGAAGTACGCGGGCGTCAGCACCGACTGCTCGCCGTGCACCACCACAATGATTACTTCGTCGTTGCCGAAGCGCTGCTGAAAGTCGCGGTAAGCCTGCAGGCTCGCGTCGCCTTCCAGAAACCAGGCCTTCAGGCTGTTATCAACCTGCACGGCCGCCCGCACGCCTGGCCACAACAACGCGCACATCACCAGCACCAACCCGAGCAGCCAAAAACGAAATTTGTGTAATCCCTCGATCATGTGGGTGCGATAGGGCGGCCGTGGGTGTAATTTGCTTGCCATGAATTGGCGCCACTTTCCTGCTTACCTGCACGAGCGTTTTCCGCTCGTCAACATGGCTTTGTTTGCCATCTTGTTTCTCACGGTGTTGGCCGTGGCGCAGGCCACGCAACCCGCAAAACCGGCAGGGTTCGGCCCGCAGGAAGCCGTGGGCATTCTGGCTACAATATCCTTCTTTTTCCGGCTCCGGGTATTCGACGAAATCAAAGATTACGCCTCCGATCTGGCGCACTTTCCGCACCGTGTGCTGCAGTCGGGCCGCGTTAGCCTAGGTCAGCTGAAGCGCGTGGCCTGGGCAGGGCTGGTGCTGGAGGCGGCGTGGTCGGCGTGGGTGGGCTGGGGCACGCTGCTGGCCTGGGCGCTGGTGGTGGGCTACAGCCTGCTGATGCGCTACGAGTTTGGCGTGCGCGAGTGGCTGCGGGCCCGGCTGGTGCTCTACGCCTTCACGCACCTGCTCATCATGCCGCTGATTATCGGGTGGGTGTGGTCGGCCTACGCCGCGCGGCCGCTGCTCTCGGTGCCGTTGCTGCTGCTGGCGCTGCTCAGCCTGCTCGGAGGCTTGTCGTTCGAAATTGCCCGCAAAATCAAAACGCCCGAAGCCGAGCGCGCCGGCGTCGATTCGTACTCGCGCACGCTGGGCTACGCGGGGGCCATCGTGGCCGTGCTGGTGGTGCTGCTGGCCGGGGTGCTGGTGCAGGGCTACTTGCTGAATTTGCTGGCCACGCGCCTGTGGCCCTTTGCCCTGATGGGCGTGCTGTACCTGGTAACGGTAGGCACCTACCTGGGCAGCTTGGCCAAGCCGCGCACCAAAACCCTGAAAGTGGCCGAGCTGCTGGTGTCGCTGTTCATGCTCACGAGCTACGTGTCGATTATCGTCGAAATTGCCGGCCGGCTCTGGTAAGTTGGACGTGTGTCTGAAAATATTGAACGTCATGCTGCGCTTGTCGAACCGAAGGTCGGCGTAGCCAAGCATCTCTACCGCTTCGTTTGCAACCGTCACGGAATGTCATGTCGAGCTTGCCGAGACATCTCGCTTGCTGACGCCGGGTACTAACCGCCCCCCTCTCTTTTGGAGAGGGGCCGGGGGTGAGGTCCAACGTGAGAAGGTCCTTCCTGCGTCAGGATGACAATACTATTCGGCGAGGTGCCTGGCTACGCCTTCCTGCGGTTCGACGGGGCTCAGCAGGACCGACCCAAACGTAAACTCTCCGACCTTTATCCATCCGCCATTTGCCTCAGCAGCAAGCCCCGCCGCGCTGCCCTTAGCTCACTTCTGCATGATTCTGACCTCCGCCGAACCGCAGCCCCCACGCCACGCCGTGGGCGGCAAAGCGGCTGGTTTGTACCGTTTGCAAGCCACCGGCATGCGCGTGCCCGATTTTGTGGTGCTGCCAGCCGAGCAATTCGATGCGCTCTTCCTAGGTATCAGCACCGACGAAGCTGGCCTGCAGCGGCGCCGGGAAAAGCTCCTGCACTTTCGCCTCGGCGAGGCCGAGCGCAGCACGCTCTCGGCTCAATTGCAGCAGTGGAATTTTCCGCAGCAGCCGGTGGTGGTACGTTCCTCAGTAGCCGATGAAGACGGCCAGCAGGCAGCCTTCGCGGGGCTGATGGACACCTTTATGAACCTCACCACGCCCGAAGAGGTGGAGCAGGCAATTGCGCGCTGCGCCGCCAGCGCGTACTCGGAGCGGGCCGTGGCCTACCGCCGGCAAAAAGGCTTGCCGCTGGCGGCGCGCCCGGCGGTTATCGTTCAGCGGCAAATCACGCCTGCGGCCAGCGGGGTGCTGTTTTCCACCTTCCCCGAATATCCGCAGGAGCTGGCGGTGCATGCCGTGTGGGGCTTTGGCGAGGGGCTGGTGAGTGGCGCCCTCGCGCCCGACGAGTTCTACTTCAGCAAGCAAACCGGGCAGGTGCACCGGCAAACCATTGCCAGCAAGGATCAGCAGTACGTGGCGCGCCCCGCGGGTGGGCTTCTGGTGCAGGCCGTGCCGCCCCCGTTGCAGCACGAGCCCTGCCTGAGCGCCGCACACCTAGGGCAACTGTTCGGTATCGGTACGCAGCTGGAGCAGGCCCTGGGCGGCCCGCAGGACGTGGAGTTTGTGGTGGCGGGCGAGCAGCTGTGGGTGGTGCAGGCGCGGCCCATTACGCAGCCCATTCCGGAGGTGGTGGTGTACGACAACTCCAACATTCAGGAAAGCTACTGCGGCGTAACCACGCCGCTTACCTTCAGCTTTGCGCAGCGCGCCTACGCCACCGTGTATCGCCAAACCATGCACGCGCTGGGTTTGCCCGCGGCCCAGATTGCGGCGCAGGAGCCGGTAATAACGCAACTGCTGGGGCTGGTGAAAGGGCGTATTTACTACAACATCAACAACTGGTACCGCGGCCTGCAGCTGCTGCCTTCGTTTCGGCAAAACAAGGCCGATATGGAGCGCATGATGGGCCTCGAAGAGCCCGTTGATTTCGTGCAGACGCAGGAGAAAACCCTGGCGGCCAAGTTGCGCATGGCCCCGCGGCTGGTGCTCAACCTCTCGCGGTTGCTGTGGGCCTTTTCGCGCCTGAACGAGGCCGTGCGGGCGTTTCACGCGCGTTTCGAGCAGCATTACCGGCGCTTCTACCGGTTGCAGCTAAGCCGGCTAAGCGCCGATGCCTTGCTGGCCGAAAAAAAGCGCCTCGACGACGAGCTGCTCGGCAACTGGAGCACGCCCATCGTCAACGATTTCTACGTGATGATGACCAACGGCCGGGCCGTGCGCCAACTGCAACAGGCCGGCGCCCCCGAGCCCGAGGCCCTGCTGCGCCGCTACCTGGCCGGCGACCAGGATCTGGCCAGCACGCAGCCCACCAAGCACATGCTGGCCCTGGCCGAGCAGGTGCGGCCCAATGCCGCGCTGCGCCAGCTCATTTTGGCGCAGCGCAGCGATTTGCCCGCCCAGGTGCAGCAGCTAGCGCCCGCGTTTGCCGAGCAGGTAGCCGAGTTCATCAGCCGCTACGGCGACCGTACGGTGGGCGAGCTGAAGCTGGAAACCCAAACCATGCGCACCAACCCGCAGATATTCTACCAATACCTGCGCAACTACCTTACCGCCGAGGCGCCGGCCACCCTAGGTACCCACGGCAGCCAGCAGGTGCTCGGCCAGGCCCAGGCCGAAGTAGAGGCTTTGCTGCAGGGCAAATCGTGGGTGCTGCAGCGGCAGGTGCGCCGGCAGCTGCGGCAGCTGCAGCAAGCCATCCGGCACCGCGAGTCGCTGCGGCTGGAGCGCACACGGCTGTTTGGCATGTACCGGGCCTTGTACCTGGCCATAGGCGTAAAGCTTGCCGCTGCGGGCCTGCTGCAAGAGCCCCGACAGATTTTTTACCTCACCGAAGACGAGGCCACCTCTACGCTAAAGGATGGCTTTCTGGCTGATTTGCCGGCTACCTTGGCCACGCGGCAGCAGGAGTTCAGCGCGTACCAGCGCGCCGATGTGCCTGCCCGCGTGGTTGTACCCTCGCCGCCGCTCACGCCGGCCGAGCACGACGAAACCAGCGAGGCTGCCATGCGCGGCACGGGCTGCTACCCCGGCCAGGCAAGCGGCGAGGTGCTGGTTATCACCTCGCCCGAAGACAACCTAGGCGTGGCCGGAAAAATCGTGTGTGCGCTGCGCACCGACCCCGGTTGGGCGGCCCTGTTTCCGGCCTGCCGCGCCGTCATCATCGAAAAAGGGTCGTCGTTGTCGCACTCGGTTATTCTGCTGCGCGAGCTGGGCATTCCTACCATCATCAACGTGCCGGGCATCACCAAGCGCCTGCGCAGCGGCCAGTTCGTACGCCTCGATGGCGCCACGGGCGAAATAGAACTGATGTAGCCCTGAGCAGTGCTCGGTGCAGGCGGGGCAGGCGCCAATGCGGTAAGGGGCAAAGCCGCGCACACTGGCGCGGGCCACCAGGGGCCCTGGCGCGCCAGTGTGCGGCTACTTAGTCGTGGGCGTTCTTTAGGGCTTGCAGCTGCTGCCCCAGGGCCTCAATCTGCGCTTGCTGCTCTTTCATGGCTTCCACCAGCACGGCGGTCAGGCGCCCGTAGTCAAGGCTTTGGTGGCCACGCGCATCGGTGCACACCAGCTCGGGGTAGTGCTCGGCTACCTCCTGCGCTACCAAGCCCACCTGTGGGTCGGTGGCAAACCGCTGAGCCGGAAACTCCTTGGCGCGCCACCGGAAGCGTACGCCCTGCAGCGCCAGCACCTTGCCCAAGGCATTTTGCAGGGGCTGCACATCGGTTTTGAATTGCGCATCCGAGAGCTGGGTGATAGCGCCGCTGGCCAGTACGTCGCCGATTACGTGCAGCGTAGCCTGGGGCGCGGGCGTGCCAATGCCCACCCGCACGGCATGGGGCCCCGTGCCACCTAGCACCAAACTGTTGCTTTGGCTAACCTTTGCGCGGAAGCCAATGGCGCCCGCGTTTTGCAGGTTGCCCTCGCTGGGGCCTGCCCAAAAGCCAAGGGCTATGTTTTTGCTGCCGCTGGTATTGGATGCGCCGCTGGCCGCCCCCACAAAGGTGTTGTGCTCACCCGTCGATTCGATGCCGCTGGCCGCGCCCAGGTAAGTGTTGTCGTTGCTGCTGGTGTTCTTGATGCCGCTGTTGGCGCCTGCAAACGTGTTGTTTTTGCCGTCGGTGTTGGCTTGGCCACAAGCCGAGCCGGTAAAGGTATTGGAGCTGCCGGTGGTGTTGGCCTTCCCGCTATTGCGCCCGCAAAACGTGTTGCTGATGCCGGTAGTGTTGGCCGTTCCGCTTGCGCCTCCCACAAAGGTGTTGTCGAGGCCCGAGGTGTTGCTCCGGCCGCTGTGCGTGCCCACAAAGGTGTTGCCGCTGCCTGTGGTATCGGCCGTGGCGGGGCCGCTCCGATACCCCAAATACACATTCCGGTTGTTGTGCTGGCCCAGGTTCAGCCCACCTTGGGCCGTTACGCCCACGCCTATAACGCCGGCGGCAAGTTCGTGTCCGCTGCCCGTAACGGCCGATCTGCCAATGTTCAGGGTCGGGTCGGCGAGCGGGGCCTCGGCCGCGTTGGCACGCCGCTTTTTCCGGCCGTTGGCTCGGCCGTTTTTGCTGTTTGACTTCAGCCACAAAGCGGCCAGGGCAGAGCTAGCCAAAAGGGGTAGGGCATAAGCCCAGGGTGCCGTGCTTCGCATAGGATTGAGGGATAACGTGAATACTGCGTGCAAATCGGCGGTAATGAATGTGTATTTTTTCGTGCTGTCAATATGATTATTTCGGTTTGGTGTGCCTCCGCGGAAAATGATCCGGGCGGGCAGGGGCGTGGCATGGTTAGCACCCCAACAGCTGCCCGGTTCCGTATTGGCGCGTGCCGCGCCAGCGCCGAGTGCTGCTCAGCGCTACCTTGCATCCACCATGCCTCAGCTACTCCGCATACCTTACCAAGGCCAACTGCCCGACTGGTTCTGGCAGGTGCCGGCGCGCGTTTACCACCACCAGCCTTTTCGGCCCGACGAGAACCCCGCCGTAACCGAGCAGCTTTTTGCGCACGAGGCCACGCGCAACGGCATTGTGCTTTTCGGCCACCACGACGCCACGCTGCGCCTGGCCGGCATCTTTCCCGAGAACAGCCCCGATGCCTACTTTGGCTTTTGGGAAACGCTGCATGATACTGCCGCCAACGAAGTCGCCTTTGCCGCCTTGGCCGAGGAGGCCCGCCAACGTGGTTACAGCCGCCTGGTGGGCCCGCTTAACTTCAGCACTTACCACGCCTACCGCCTGCGCCTGGGCGAGCCGCCCTCGTGGGGGCATTTCGATCGGGAACCCCTGAACCCTACCTACTACTCCGAGCTTCTCGCCCGCCTAGGTTTTCAGCCGATCAGCACCTTCGAGAGCCGACTGATTCGGCCTGAAACCGTGCCCGCGGTGTTTGCCGACAAGGACATGCTGCTGCGGGAACTGGGCAAAATTCCGTACGACTTCATTCCGCTCACGCCCGAAACCTGGGAGCAGCACGAGCACGCTATTTACGAGCTGGTACAAGCCATTTTCGGTGCCAACCCGGCTTATCGGCCCGTGTCGTTCGAGCAATTCCGGCTGCTTTACAACCGCCGTTATGCCGAGCGCCTGTGTCCGTGCACCTCGGTGCTGTTTCGCGACCAGGCCAACGGGCATTTGGCGGCGCTGAGCTTTTG
The sequence above is drawn from the Hymenobacter sp. YIM 151858-1 genome and encodes:
- a CDS encoding YfcC family protein; amino-acid sequence: MPKFRFPHPLVLLVGFIMLAVALSYVLPAGRFERREDALTKREVVVPGSYRLVPATPVSPLDAVTAIPRGLQGAADVIFLVFLAGGAFTVVDQTGALRRGVDWLVQRLRGREALVIPVVALLFATMGALENMQEEIVPLVPVLLVLMRRLRYPVLTAAAVSIGAAAVGAAFSPLNPFQVGIAQKLAGLPLLSGLGFRLVFLALALLIWIGGTLRYALRHRETAPLGAAADAPELEAETATQPGGNRQGLVLLLLLATFGYFAYGVLEQGWDFTQMAALFFVLGVAAGLVGGLGLTGTAEGFIAGFKDIAFSGMLIGFARAIFVVLEQGQIVDTIVHGMSAPLAQLPVTLSALGMLGVHTALHLPVPSVSGQAVLTMPILTPLSDLLGLSRQVTVLAYQYGAGLCELITPTNGALMAIVAACGVRFDQWWRFVLPLYLLLLLLAAAAIVLAIAVGI
- a CDS encoding efflux RND transporter permease subunit, translating into MIEGLHKFRFWLLGLVLVMCALLWPGVRAAVQVDNSLKAWFLEGDASLQAYRDFQQRFGNDEVIIVVVHGEQSVLTPAYFRRFRRLSQALERLPAVAGVIGPGNAVVPTRAALGGSAQPLLGTHTQPADVRQLLANHAVLREQLFSPDYRTARLLVHMRQLPDFDAQRGDIVAAVQRTVYAHMPREHAYLGGVGVIYAGLNALSQQDFGFFLGLGYLLMFAVFALLYRNGWLLLYVLGIVGLATYVTLGVYGALGYRLTLMTVLLPVVLILLGFMDAMHVINERNLLAAPGMSRQESALRALRNTFSPCLATMLTTVAGFLALVTSPMAILQNFGLFAALGIALCLLFTFLLGVLILPHAKPAPRATRTTSAGLARLYEVILGRKGVFAAASVALVLLAAAGATRLQADTYTLGYFPRNHAVVRDHQAMEKTWGPYMPLELLIEPKPGHQLADAAVVQAAAAFADSARTLPGVGRVFGFQSLYEAGLETRFPGKGRAALRSQSLLRKVHAQLTADYPQLAAQFMHQPSQTGRITVSGAMLSARQLTAKTDTLLRMARNTLGNVAAVRPAGYQPLYARIVQYVTTSQTNSLMLSAFMVFGLVWLYVRSFRLALLTVVPNLFPVLVLLGVMGWFGIALDTATASIGAIVLGLCVDDTVHYIHHYRQARLGGQSPHQARLSTITHVGPTIVLTSLILFAGYAVMGFGSLKTVELFGVLTAVSVAAALFGEIIIFPLVLERFDREPKRQKVRV
- a CDS encoding UbiA prenyltransferase family protein, with protein sequence MNWRHFPAYLHERFPLVNMALFAILFLTVLAVAQATQPAKPAGFGPQEAVGILATISFFFRLRVFDEIKDYASDLAHFPHRVLQSGRVSLGQLKRVAWAGLVLEAAWSAWVGWGTLLAWALVVGYSLLMRYEFGVREWLRARLVLYAFTHLLIMPLIIGWVWSAYAARPLLSVPLLLLALLSLLGGLSFEIARKIKTPEAERAGVDSYSRTLGYAGAIVAVLVVLLAGVLVQGYLLNLLATRLWPFALMGVLYLVTVGTYLGSLAKPRTKTLKVAELLVSLFMLTSYVSIIVEIAGRLW
- a CDS encoding PEP/pyruvate-binding domain-containing protein, which translates into the protein MILTSAEPQPPRHAVGGKAAGLYRLQATGMRVPDFVVLPAEQFDALFLGISTDEAGLQRRREKLLHFRLGEAERSTLSAQLQQWNFPQQPVVVRSSVADEDGQQAAFAGLMDTFMNLTTPEEVEQAIARCAASAYSERAVAYRRQKGLPLAARPAVIVQRQITPAASGVLFSTFPEYPQELAVHAVWGFGEGLVSGALAPDEFYFSKQTGQVHRQTIASKDQQYVARPAGGLLVQAVPPPLQHEPCLSAAHLGQLFGIGTQLEQALGGPQDVEFVVAGEQLWVVQARPITQPIPEVVVYDNSNIQESYCGVTTPLTFSFAQRAYATVYRQTMHALGLPAAQIAAQEPVITQLLGLVKGRIYYNINNWYRGLQLLPSFRQNKADMERMMGLEEPVDFVQTQEKTLAAKLRMAPRLVLNLSRLLWAFSRLNEAVRAFHARFEQHYRRFYRLQLSRLSADALLAEKKRLDDELLGNWSTPIVNDFYVMMTNGRAVRQLQQAGAPEPEALLRRYLAGDQDLASTQPTKHMLALAEQVRPNAALRQLILAQRSDLPAQVQQLAPAFAEQVAEFISRYGDRTVGELKLETQTMRTNPQIFYQYLRNYLTAEAPATLGTHGSQQVLGQAQAEVEALLQGKSWVLQRQVRRQLRQLQQAIRHRESLRLERTRLFGMYRALYLAIGVKLAAAGLLQEPRQIFYLTEDEATSTLKDGFLADLPATLATRQQEFSAYQRADVPARVVVPSPPLTPAEHDETSEAAMRGTGCYPGQASGEVLVITSPEDNLGVAGKIVCALRTDPGWAALFPACRAVIIEKGSSLSHSVILLRELGIPTIINVPGITKRLRSGQFVRLDGATGEIELM
- a CDS encoding tail fiber domain-containing protein, with translation MASSALAALWLKSNSKNGRANGRKKRRANAAEAPLADPTLNIGRSAVTGSGHELAAGVIGVGVTAQGGLNLGQHNNRNVYLGYRSGPATADTTGSGNTFVGTHSGRSNTSGLDNTFVGGASGTANTTGISNTFCGRNSGKANTTGSSNTFTGSACGQANTDGKNNTFAGANSGIKNTSSNDNTYLGAASGIESTGEHNTFVGAASGASNTSGSKNIALGFWAGPSEGNLQNAGAIGFRAKVSQSNSLVLGGTGPHAVRVGIGTPAPQATLHVIGDVLASGAITQLSDAQFKTDVQPLQNALGKVLALQGVRFRWRAKEFPAQRFATDPQVGLVAQEVAEHYPELVCTDARGHQSLDYGRLTAVLVEAMKEQQAQIEALGQQLQALKNAHD